The genomic stretch GCAGGCCGCAGTGCTCTTTTTTCAAATACGACCGGCTACCAGAATACGGCCGTTGGTGACAGTGCCCTTTACCTGAACACATCCGGAATGGGAAATGCCGGCATGGGTTACAAGGCACTTTACTCAAATACAACCGGTAGCTACAACACCGCAAATGGATACTGGTCTTTATATACCAATTCATCCGGTGGTGGAAATACTGCCAACGGGTATTATGCACTGTACTCAAATACAACCGGAAATAATAACGTGGCCAATGGTTTCAATGCACTTTATGCCAACATAACCGGAAGTAATAATACCGCAACAGGTACAGGTGCGCTTTTAAGTAATACTACCGGGTTTGGGAATACAGCCACCGGCAACTTAGCCCTGGCACTTAGTACCTCAGGAAATTTTAATACGGCCGTCGGAGAACATGCAATGCAGGGAGCCAACACGGGAGATAATAATGTTGCCGTCGGGGCTGCTGCATTATATTTCAATGCATCGGGGTTTTCAAATACTGCCACGGGGTTTGGACCGCTGTACAATAATACCAGCGGAAACAACAATACGGCAGCAGGGTATCATGCACTACTAGCCAATACATCCGGTTTTCAGAGTGTTTCGGTCGGTTCCAATTCACTCCTGCTGAATACGACCGGTGCTTATCATACAGCCGTGGGGTATAACACAGGGCCAAATGCATCCAATTTATTCAACACTACGTCCATCGGTATTGATGCCAGCTGCACGGGAACAGATATGGTACGCATCGGCAATGTCTTTGTGGGTTCCATAGGCGGTTACCAAAACTGGACGAATATCTCGGATGGCAGGTTCAAGGAAAACGTGCAGGAAAATGTACCCGGCCTGCGGTTCATCACTCAATTAAGACCAGTTACCTACCAGCTGAACCGTGATAAGATAAATGACATGAATGGCGTGAATGAACGGAGAAAACAAATTGCGGAGAACATGGAAGGCAAAGGCGAAGTGCCGGTTTTTCTTACCGGTGATAAGTATTCGGAAGTGACCACTGGTTTCATTGCACAGGAAGTAGAGGCTGCTGCAAGAAAAGCAGGCTTTGCTTTCAGCGGCGTGGACAAACCAAAAAATGAAAAAGATTTTTATGGACTGCGTTATGCCGAGTTTGTTGTACCCCTTGTAAAGGGCATGCAGGAACAGCAGGTCATCATTGAAGAGCAGAAAAAGAACCTGGATACCCAGAAACAACGGATCGATGAACTGGAAAAAAGAATAAAAGAACTGGGGGACAGGATCAGATAACACCGGCATCCTTATTTCAACAAAGAAGACCTCCATCTACATGATAAACATTGCCAAAGTTTAAAACTTTGGCAATGTATTATACAGCGCAGCATCGTGTTCCATAGGAGCTTTCCCGCTTTGCCGGTAACAGGAAAAACGGGGCCTGGCTACAATACTGATATAAATCATATTAAAAAAACAGTATTTTAAGGTACTTTATAAACATAATTTACCTGAAATGAAAAAGATATTCTTCCCTAAACTGCTCAGTTTAAAAATAACAGGATGCATTTTATTTTCCATGTCGCTTTATTTTGATATGGCTGCACAAAGCCTTGCCATTAATACTACGGGTGCAACAGCGCATCCTTCTGCCCTGCTGGATGTAAGCAGTTTAAATAAAGGCATGCTGATCCCAAGGATCGGTCTGACCGATGTTACCGATGTAACAACCATCCCGGCCCCGGCAACGAGCCTGATGGTATATAATACGAATGCAGCCATCACCGGCGGAAGCGGAACGGGCTTTTACTTTTATACCGGCAGCAGCTGGGTAAAGATGACCGATGGCAGCACGCCGCTTACCGGGTGGAGTACCACCGGAAACGGAGGAACCATTGCGGGTACAAATTTCGTAGGAACAACTGATCCCGCAGACCTGGTCTTTAAAACAAACGGGGCGGAAAACATGCGGATACTGAATGCCACCGGACGTGTTGCTATTAATACCCCAACCGCTACCCGGCTTTTCCAGGTGAATGGCGACAGCCGCTTTCAGAACAATACCTATCTCGACAATAATTTTTTCCACTATGCTTCAAACTTCGGTAATACAATATTTTACAAGATAGCCGGAATGAATAATGTGAACGAGTTGACCTTTGGCGATAATTCTTTCCCGAATATCCTTACCCGCTTTTACCTCGGGGGAACTGCCAGTACCAATGGATTGAACTTCCAGTCCCCGGCTTTCCCAAACCTCCAATACATAGATGGGCTCAACGGAAGGGTGGGAATTAACCAGAGCCCGGTATTTCTAACCCGTCGTTTCCAGGTGAATGGCGACAGCCGCTTTCAGAACAATACCTATCTCGACAATAATTTTTTCCACTATGCTTCAAACTTCGGTAATACCATATTTTACAAGATAGCCGGAATGAATAATGTGAACGAGTTGACCTTTGGCGATAATTCTTTCCCGAATATCCTTACCCGCTTTTACCTCGGGGGAACTGCCAGTACCAATGGATTGAACTTCCAGTCCCCGGCTTTCCCAAACCTCCAATACATAGATGGGCTCAACGGAAGGGTGGGAATTAACCAGAGCCCGGTATTTCTAACCCGTCGTTTCCAGGTGAATGGCGATAGCCGCTTTCAGAACAATACCTATCTCGACAATAATTTTTTCCACTACGCTTCAAACTTCGGTAATACCATATTTTACAAGATAGCCGGAATGAATAATGTGAACGAGCTGACCTTTGGCGATAATTCTTTCCCGAATATCCTTACCCGCTTTTACCTCGGGGGAACTGCCAGTACAAATGGATTGAACTTCCAGTCCCCGGCTTTCCCAAACCTCCAATACATAGATGGGCTCAACGGAAGGGTGGGAATTAACCAGAGCCCGGTATTTCTAACCCGTCGTTTCCAGGTGAATGGCGATAGCCGCTTTCAGAACAATACCTATCTCGACAATAATTTTTTCCACTACGCTTCAAACTTCGGTAATACCATATTTTACAAGATAGCCGGAATGAATAATGTGAACGAGCTGACCTTTGGCGATAATTCTTTCCCGAATATCCTTACCCGCTTTTACCTCGGGGGAACTGCCAGTACCAATGGATTGAACTTCCAGTCTCCGGCTTTCCCAAACCTCCTGTACATGGATGGGCTCAACGGACGAGTAGGAATCGGCACCGGAACCCCTGCCCACCGGTTAGAACTTTCTACAGACGATGCAGCCAAGCCCGGCACCGGAACCTGGACCGTTGTTTCCGACATAAGAATGAAGCAGAATATCCGTCCATACACCGAAGGGCTTTCCAAATTATTACAGGTGGAACCTGTTGAATACAATTACAACACAATATCCGGCTATGACACCAAGCCATCTTATGTGGGCGTAGTGGCCCAGGACCTGCAGAAAATTGCACCATACATGGTGGGACAATTCAAGAAGAACGGGCAGGAATACCTTGATATCAATACATCGGCCATGACGTACATGATGATCAATGCGATCAAGGAACAACAAAAAATGATCGGGGAATTAAAAAATGAAATAGAAGCGCTGAAAAAGAAATAACATAAATGCAATCAAATCATTTCCCTGGTTAACCGATAAACCAACTTAAATAGAATTCGGATCCAGGGAATTCAAAAAATATAAAATAACCAATGAAGCAATGGCTGCCAGGATCATTACAGACAGCAGCAAACCAATTTTTTTTCTCATTGTGGTTCTTTTGATATAGTCGATAATACAAAGGATGACAAATGCTTTAATACATATAGCCAGTAGCAGGATATACCAGAAAAAAAATGAAGGTATCAAGGCTATAAAAAGACAAACAAAAAAGACCGGGATCAGCTTTTGAATATTTATTGATGTATTCATACGCGTAACATTGATTAAAATTTAACATCTTTTTTAGTCAACTCAAACAATATTCACCTCCCTCTCCAGCACCACCCCAAACTTCTCTTTCACACTCAGCAATATCTCTTCACTCAAATTATAAATCTCATTGCCGCCCGCATTGCCGTAATTCACCAGCACCAATGCCTGCTTTTCGTGGCAACCTGCATCGCCTTTGCGGTAGCCCTTCCACCCGCATTGCTCAATCAGCCATCCAGCAGCCAGCTTTACATTTCCATTTGGTAAATCATATCCAACTATACCGGGGAATTGCGAACGGAGAACTGCAAACTGCGAACTGCTGATCTCCGGGTTCTTATAAAAACTTCCCGCATTACCAATATCCGCCGGATCGGGCAATTTCGAAGAACGGATATTGATCACCGCCTGCGAAATGGCCTGTATGCTCAATTGTTTCACACCCATCCTTTCCAGTTCCTGTTCGATGGCGCCGTAGGAAGTATTGAACTGCGGGATACGGTTTAGCCGGTAAGTAACATGGGTGATGACAAATTCATTTTTATATCTCCGTTTGAACACACTATCCCGGTAACCGAATTCACAATCATTCAATGAAAAGTGTATGATCTTCTTATCCGGGATATGAAAGGCCTCCAGCGAAAAGAACACATCTTTTATCTCCGCCCCATAGGCCCCGATGTTCTGCATGGGTGAAGCGCCCACATTGCCGGGGATCAATGAAAGGTTCTCCACCCCCGCCCAGCCGTTTTGAATGCAATGCAGCACAAAATGATGCCAGTTAACGCCTGCCCCCGCCTGTACATATACATGGTGGGTGTCTTCCTTGATCTCCTTTATCCCCAGTATCTCATTTTTTAAGACCAGGCCATCCACATTTTTGGTGAAGAGGATATTGCTGCCGCCGCCTAAGATCAGCGTTGATCGTTGTCCGTTGGTCGTTGTTCGTGTGTTGAATTCAAGCAGTTCATGTAATTCGTCAACAGAATTAAAACGGGCAAATTGTTTTGCTGAAACATCGATCCCGAATGTATTAAACGACCTGAGTGATATATTCTCCTGCACATTCATTCTTAATTCTTAATTTTTACTTTTTAATCAATTCGTATCCACATCCGCCACCACCGTCACACTCTTGAAATTCTTCTCTGCATTCACCAGGTTTATATAATTCCGGATGGCCGCTTTATACCGTAAACTCATGCCCGGCTCTTTTGGCAGCTTGATCAGTATCTCCATCAGGTATTGGTTGCGGATCCGGTTCACTACGGGTGCAGCTGGTCCTGCTACAAAATCCTTCAGGTCCTGCTTCAGCAAAGTTGCCAGTTTTTCCGCAGCAGCCCCTACAATATCTTTATCCCTGTGTTTCAAAGTAAGTAAAATGATGCGGCTGAACGGCGGGTAAAAGAATTCCTTCCGCTTTTCGATCTCGTACGCATAGAACTGTTTGTAATCATGTTGCTGAACCAGCTGCAGCAACGGGTGCTTGGGGTTGCTGGTCTGTATGAATACCTTGCCCTGCTCCTTCTTTCTGCCGGCCCGACCACTCACCTGCTCCATCAGCTGAAAAGCCCGTTCATTCACCCGGAAATCGGCAAAGGCCAGCAAACCATCTGCATCCAGTATGCCTACCAGGCTTACTTTGTCAAAATCAAGCCCCTTCACCACCATTTGCGTGCCCACCAGGATATCCAGCCGGTGCTGCTCGAATAATTGTATCAGGTTATCATGCGCCGTTTTTCCCCGCACACTGTCCACATCCATCCGGGCTATTTTGTATTTGCTGAAATCCGCTTCCAGCTGTTCCTCGATCTTTTCGGTCCCGAAATTTTTCTCCAGCCAGTTATTGCTGCCGCATGCCGGGCAGGTAATTAATTTGGGATAGGTACTGCCGCAATAATGGCAATGCAGTTTATTGCTGAACTTATGCAGCGTAAGAGAAACATCGCAATGGGTGCACTGCGGAATAAAACCACACACGCCACAGACCAGTAAGGATTATAACCTCTCCGGTTTTGAAACAGGATCACCTGCCGGTCGGCATCCAGCGCCTGCTGCATGGCTTCTTTCAACTGGGGACTGATCATCACTTTGCCCTTCTGGGCTACCTGCCGGGTATTGATGATGTCTATCTCCGGCAATTTGATGCCGCCGAAACGTTCATTCAGTTCCACCAATGCATATTTATCATGCAGGGCATTGTAATAACTTTCCACCGAGGGCGTGGCGCTGCCGAGCAGCACTTTCGCTTTGAACAGCGATGCATAGTAAATGGCAGCATCCCTAGCATTGTACCGGGGAGCCGGATCCTGCTGCTTGAAGGAAGCATCATGCTCTTCGTCCACTATGATCAGCCCGAGGTCTTTAAAGGGCAGGAAAAGGGCGCTCCGTGCACCCAGCACGATCCGCACTTCGCCGGTACGTATCTTATTCCATAATTCAATGCGTTCGTTGTTGTTGAAACGGGAGTGATAGATGGTGATGTTGCCGCCAAAATGTTTCTGCAGCCGGCGGATGATCTGGGTGGTCAACGCGATCTCCGGCAACAGGTATAAGACCTGTTTGCCTTCCGAAAAATATTTTTCGATCAGTTTAATGTACACCTGGGTCTTACCGCTGCTGGTAACGCCATGCAGCAGGCAAACATTCTTTGTTTCAAATGCTTTTGCCACCGCATCGGAACTTTCCTGCTGGGCTGCACTAAACTCAAAATCTATTTCCACGTTCTTTGGCATGGACCTTACCCGGTCAACGGCACGTTTTTCTATGACCAGCACATCCTTATCCACCAGGCCCTTCAACTGGGCCACTGATGCGCCTGATTTTTTTAACAGCTCAGCCTGGGTAACATCGCCTCCTGTTTTCTGAAGATGGAGATAAGCCAGCAATAGTTCCATTTGTTTAGGCGCCCGGCTCCAATTATTAAGCAGGTCGCTTAACTTATCTTCATTGCTGTATTCCGGGTTCAGCAGCACATAGCTTTCCTTTTTTATTTTGTATTGCTCATCCATCGCTTCCCACACATGGCATACCTTTTTATCGATCAGTTTTTTGATGATGGGATACACATGGGTGATGTCCAGTACCTGCTGTACCTCTGTAAGCCGGAGTTCCTTTTTCAGCAGCAATGCTTCCGCTACCAGGAATTCTTCGTCATTCAGGTTAGAGAAATCCTCCCCGGCCTCTTCATTGTAAATTAAAATGGTTTCGCTGCTCAGTTTAAAATGCGTGGGCAATGCCGCCGCCATCACTTCGCCTTCGGTGCACATGTAATATTCGCTCAGCCATTGCCAGAGTTGTAATTGCTGCGGGTACAGGATGGGGGCATCGTCCAGTACATTCAATATCTCCTTGGTAGGGTAATCGGGTTTTTTATCCGATACGGACCCGATTATACCGGCATATTTCTTCTGTTTGCCAAAGACCACTTCGGCCCGGCAACCGGGTTGGGCCCTTTCTTTTAAACGGGACGGAACAGTATACGTGTATGTGGTGGGAACCGCCAGTGGAAGAATGATCGTTGCCCATAGACCGGATGATTCAACTGCAAATGCTATTTCATTTTCCTTGTTCATCTTAGCTCATCTAAAGTTAACCTGAATTTCTCAGTTAATATTTCCTGCCTTGGCATTTATCCAGCTTGCCTTGTACCTTTTTAATCCGTCTTCCATCGCCTGGTACACTTTTCCTTTTAAGGTAGCAACATCATCCAGGGTCAGTCCCTCCACGCTGATCTCTTCCAGGTAAACAGCCCTTGACCTGCCCGGGTTAAGAGAGAAAATGCTGCTGTGGTGCATGCGGTCATACGCATCCAGGATCAAAATGGGTTTGATGGGTGTCTGTGTTTCGATGGCGATCCTGAATGCCCCGTCATAAAATTCCTTCAAAGGATCGGTACTCATATTGAACGTGCCTTCCGGGCTGATGACGACCGAGATGCCCTTTTTGAGCACCGATATGAGTTGTTTTACACTTTTTGCCCTGTTTTCGGGGTTATCCCGCTCCACCATCACCACGGCATTCTTATATATAAAGCCAAAGAGGGGGATCTTTGCCATCTCTGCTTTTCCCAATACCCGGAAATGTTGCCCCCGGATGGCCTTGAACAGGATGGGGATGTCCAGGAAAGAGCTGTGGTTGAATACAAATACATATTGCCGGTTCCTGTCATGGGGCGTTTCAAAGATGTTGCGGTGAAAGATGCCCAGCATAAAGATCACAAAATCAGACCAGCATTGGCAAAGCCAGTAGATAAAATTGCCCCCCTTTATCTTCCCAAAGAACGATGCTGCCACCACCAGCGGAAAGACCAGCAGCAGGAAGGCCGTGAAGGGCAAAAAGGCATAAATGGTAAAAAGGACCCGCAAGGCCCGGCTTATGGATGGCATAATCAGGGGCGAATATAACAGATTCCTCCCTGGCCCCGGGTGGCCGACCCCTGGTTTTGGGGCCAAATACCGGGATTTGGGTATTTTTGCCCGTAACCTGTTGATATTTTTTGGAAAACGCTGCTAGATTTTAGCAGTAAACCCTTACCTTTGCCGTCCTAAATTTGGGATATTTATGTTAGCAGTAGTTAAAATAGCAGGTCAGCAGTTCAAGGTGAAGGCTGGCGATAGCTTATATGTTCCTCACATCGAGGGCAAAGCCGGTGATTCAGTAGAATTTGCCGATGTATTGATGACCGACAACAACGGAAAAGTTGTTCTGGGCAGCGACGTGAAAGCGGTGGTTAAAGCCGAGATCATCAGCGACCTGGTTAAGGGCGACAAAGTGATCGCTTTTAAGATGAAAAGAAGGAAGGGTTTCCGTAAAAAACACGGTCACCGTACCCAGTATACACAGATCAAAGTAACAGGAATTGCTTAATAAAAAAGTTAACAGTTAATAGTTAACGGTTGCTGCACTTCAGAAGTGATCAACTACAAACTACAAACTACAAACTACAAACTCATAAAACATGGCACATAAAAAAGGTGAAGGCTCGGTAAAAAATGGTCGTGATTCACAAAGCAAAAGATTGGGTGTAAAAATTTATGGTGGTCAGCCTGCGATCGCCGGGAATATCATTCTCCGCCAGCGTGGTACCACCTACCATCCTGGCAAAAATGTTGGTATCGGAAAAGACTTTACCATCTTTGCATTGACAGACGGACTGGTTGAATTCAAAAAAACCAAAGGAGATAAGACCCTTGTATCGGTTGCCGCAGTGGAAGCTACGGCTTAAAATTTTTTAATATTTTTTTGGTAGTTTAAAAAATATTTATACTTTTAAGTATTATTTACTAACCAATTAAATTTTAAAAAAATGGCAACAAAGAAAAAAGCTGCAAAAAAAGCTGCTCCTAAGAAGAAAGCTGCTCCTAAAAAGAAAGCTGCTCCTAAGAAGAAAGCTGCAAAGAAGAAATAATCTTCGCTTTTTTAGAAAAGCAAAATATCTTGAAAGTCCCGGAAGTTCTTCGGGACTTTTTCTTTTCAGAAACTCCCGTCCACAAAGGGTTTCAACGGGAACCATTCCGGCAGTTATTTTCAGATCTTCCGTTCCCAGCTATGCTCAAATCTTACTTTTTCCTGTACCGGTAAACAAAACCGTTTTCATTTTTTCCTGTCCGGCATTTTCATTTTCCGCATCATTTTATCCATTGCGCTGTTCCTCCTTTGCATCATTTATGGTTGATTTTCCCGTTTTCAGCCGCCCCGGCCAAAACCGCCCAATTGCCTTATTTGTTACTTTTAGGTATGGATAACTACCAAATAGCCGAAAATTTTTCCCTGCTGGCCAAATTGATGGACATACACGGAGAAAACAGTTTTAAGGCAAAATCGTATGCAGCGGCTGCATTCAATATTGAAAAACTTCCGGTGCAGTTAACGGATGCGCCGCATGAAAAGATCTTCGGGTTTAAAGGCATCGGAGAATCCTCCGGGAAAAAAATAATCGAACTGTTAGAGACCGGTTCTCTCCAGGCATTGCAGGAAATGATCGCTAAAACACCCGCGGGTGTGATCGAAATGCTGAACATAAAAGGCATCGGTCCAAAAAAAATATCCACCATCTGGAAAGAGATGCAGATCGAAAGCATCGGTGAACTTTTATACGCCTGCAAAGAGAACCGGCTTAAATTATATAAGGGCTTTGGCGAAAAGACCCAGCAGAATGTGATGGAGAGCATTGAATTTTATTTAAGCAGTCACGGCAGTTATTTACATCCCCAGGTGGAGGCCGTAGTACCGCAAATAACCGCCTATCTTGAAAAGTCATTCGGCCCGGAAAATGTATTCATCACAGGCAGTTTCAAACGGCAGTTGGAGATCATTGAAGAACTGTAATACGTGATCAAAAGCAGCAATGAGGCCATCAAGCCAAAATTCCAGTCGGCCAACCCGCCCGAACTGCTGGAGGAAAAACCGGGTACCTTATTATATAAGCTGCTCAACGGCCTCAAACTGAGGCTTCATACCGGGGAAACCGATGTGGAAAAAAGGCTCTTCGTTACCGGTTCCAGCCCCGAATTCAGCGAAAACTTCCTCTCCCGCTACCCCAACCTGGATTTCAGCAAGGTTTCCGGGGCCGATGACCAGCCCCTTTTTGCCCAGGCGGGCATCTCCCATATACCAGCCTGCCTGCGGGAAATGCCCACAATAATTGACCGGGCTAAAAAAGCGCCCCTGCCTGAACTTATCCAACCCTTCGATATCAGGGGCATCATCCACAGTCACAGCAACTGGAGTGACGGCAGCAATACCCTGGAAGAAATGGCCCTTGCCGCCAAAGCACAGGGACTGGAATACCTGGTGATCAGCGACCACAGCAAAAGTGCATTTTATGCCAATGGACTGAACGAAGAACGGATAAAAGCCCAGCACCAGTTAGTGGATGAACTGAACAGCAAACTGGCCGGCTTCAAAATATTCAAAAGCATTGAAAGCGATATCCTCTACGACGGAAGCCTCGACTATTCCAATTCAATACTGTCAACCTTCGACCTCGTCATCGCATCGGTGCACAGCATATTAAGTATGACCGAAGAAAAAGCGATGCAACGGCTGATCGCTGCCATTGAAAATCCTTATACAACCATACTGGGGCATATGACCGGCAGGTTATTGCTCAGCCGAAAAGGATACCCCGTTGATCATAAAAAAATAGTGGATGCCTGTGCAGCCAATAAGGTGGTGATAGAACTGAATGCACACCCGAGCAGGCTGGATATTGACTGGCGGCATATTTACCTTGCGCTTGAAAAAGGCGTGATGATCTCCATTGATCCCGATGCCCACAGCATTGAAGGGTTCAGCGACACCCGCTATGGCG from Chitinophagaceae bacterium encodes the following:
- the murB gene encoding UDP-N-acetylmuramate dehydrogenase, yielding MNVQENISLRSFNTFGIDVSAKQFARFNSVDELHELLEFNTRTTTNGQRSTLILGGGSNILFTKNVDGLVLKNEILGIKEIKEDTHHVYVQAGAGVNWHHFVLHCIQNGWAGVENLSLIPGNVGASPMQNIGAYGAEIKDVFFSLEAFHIPDKKIIHFSLNDCEFGYRDSVFKRRYKNEFVITHVTYRLNRIPQFNTSYGAIEQELERMGVKQLSIQAISQAVINIRSSKLPDPADIGNAGSFYKNPEISSSQFAVLRSQFPGIVGYDLPNGNVKLAAGWLIEQCGWKGYRKGDAGCHEKQALVLVNYGNAGGNEIYNLSEEILLSVKEKFGVVLEREVNIV
- the rpmA gene encoding 50S ribosomal protein L27, with product MAHKKGEGSVKNGRDSQSKRLGVKIYGGQPAIAGNIILRQRGTTYHPGKNVGIGKDFTIFALTDGLVEFKKTKGDKTLVSVAAVEATA
- the rplU gene encoding 50S ribosomal protein L21, whose amino-acid sequence is MLAVVKIAGQQFKVKAGDSLYVPHIEGKAGDSVEFADVLMTDNNGKVVLGSDVKAVVKAEIISDLVKGDKVIAFKMKRRKGFRKKHGHRTQYTQIKVTGIA
- a CDS encoding 1-acyl-sn-glycerol-3-phosphate acyltransferase produces the protein MPSISRALRVLFTIYAFLPFTAFLLLVFPLVVAASFFGKIKGGNFIYWLCQCWSDFVIFMLGIFHRNIFETPHDRNRQYVFVFNHSSFLDIPILFKAIRGQHFRVLGKAEMAKIPLFGFIYKNAVVMVERDNPENRAKSVKQLISVLKKGISVVISPEGTFNMSTDPLKEFYDGAFRIAIETQTPIKPILILDAYDRMHHSSIFSLNPGRSRAVYLEEISVEGLTLDDVATLKGKVYQAMEDGLKRYKASWINAKAGNIN
- a CDS encoding tail fiber domain-containing protein; the encoded protein is MKKIFFPKLLSLKITGCILFSMSLYFDMAAQSLAINTTGATAHPSALLDVSSLNKGMLIPRIGLTDVTDVTTIPAPATSLMVYNTNAAITGGSGTGFYFYTGSSWVKMTDGSTPLTGWSTTGNGGTIAGTNFVGTTDPADLVFKTNGAENMRILNATGRVAINTPTATRLFQVNGDSRFQNNTYLDNNFFHYASNFGNTIFYKIAGMNNVNELTFGDNSFPNILTRFYLGGTASTNGLNFQSPAFPNLQYIDGLNGRVGINQSPVFLTRRFQVNGDSRFQNNTYLDNNFFHYASNFGNTIFYKIAGMNNVNELTFGDNSFPNILTRFYLGGTASTNGLNFQSPAFPNLQYIDGLNGRVGINQSPVFLTRRFQVNGDSRFQNNTYLDNNFFHYASNFGNTIFYKIAGMNNVNELTFGDNSFPNILTRFYLGGTASTNGLNFQSPAFPNLQYIDGLNGRVGINQSPVFLTRRFQVNGDSRFQNNTYLDNNFFHYASNFGNTIFYKIAGMNNVNELTFGDNSFPNILTRFYLGGTASTNGLNFQSPAFPNLLYMDGLNGRVGIGTGTPAHRLELSTDDAAKPGTGTWTVVSDIRMKQNIRPYTEGLSKLLQVEPVEYNYNTISGYDTKPSYVGVVAQDLQKIAPYMVGQFKKNGQEYLDINTSAMTYMMINAIKEQQKMIGELKNEIEALKKK